From a region of the Bradyrhizobium sp. KBS0727 genome:
- a CDS encoding LysR family transcriptional regulator → MPSRFLRELTLRQLRALAAVHRDRSVTAAAKKLHLTQPAVTLQIRNLQTLAGLPLIQRTSDGMLLTDAGREVLALTERIEAAIADCETSLEMMAGKTAGKISIGAVSTSKYFVPFMISGFSKLHPNIDVTLSIGNREEIGNALRGYDLDFAIMGRPPVDVDVDIRLIGDHPHVIIAPTSHRLARKSRLTLSDLADETFLTREPGSGTRGLMEQLLESAGVRPNIGMAMSSNETIKQAVIAGLGIAFISAHTVATELDERRLVTLDVVGLPVVRQWFVLSRKDKVLLPPARAMLDFLGARGAQFLPRTHGRVRITRPSVRPKRGR, encoded by the coding sequence ATGCCGAGCCGGTTTCTGCGGGAATTGACCCTTCGCCAGCTGCGCGCGCTGGCCGCCGTTCATCGCGACCGTTCGGTCACGGCTGCGGCCAAAAAACTGCATCTGACGCAGCCCGCGGTGACGCTGCAGATCCGCAATCTGCAGACGCTGGCGGGCCTGCCGCTGATTCAGCGCACCAGTGACGGCATGCTCTTGACCGACGCAGGGCGCGAGGTGCTCGCCCTCACCGAGCGCATCGAGGCCGCGATCGCCGACTGCGAGACTTCGCTGGAAATGATGGCGGGCAAGACCGCGGGTAAGATCTCGATCGGCGCCGTCAGCACCTCGAAATATTTCGTGCCGTTCATGATCTCCGGATTTTCAAAACTCCACCCGAACATCGACGTCACGCTCTCGATCGGAAACCGCGAGGAGATCGGCAACGCCCTGCGCGGCTACGATCTCGACTTCGCGATCATGGGCCGCCCGCCGGTGGACGTCGACGTGGATATCCGCCTGATCGGGGACCATCCGCATGTCATCATTGCGCCCACCAGCCACCGGCTGGCGCGAAAATCCCGCCTCACCTTGAGCGATCTCGCGGACGAGACGTTTCTGACGCGCGAACCCGGCTCGGGCACCCGCGGGCTGATGGAACAACTGTTGGAAAGTGCCGGCGTCCGCCCCAATATCGGCATGGCGATGAGCAGCAACGAGACCATCAAGCAGGCGGTCATCGCCGGCCTCGGCATCGCCTTCATCTCCGCCCACACGGTGGCAACCGAACTCGACGAACGGCGGCTGGTGACGCTCGACGTGGTGGGCCTGCCCGTTGTCAGGCAATGGTTCGTGCTGTCGCGCAAGGACAAGGTCCTGCTGCCACCGGCCCGCGCCATGCTGGATTTCCTGGGCGCTCGGGGCGCCCAGTTCCTGCCGAGAACCCATGGACGGGTCCGTATCACCCGGCCATCGGTGCGCCCCAAGCGAGGGCGATGA